Proteins encoded by one window of Solanum stenotomum isolate F172 unplaced genomic scaffold, ASM1918654v1 scaffold10111, whole genome shotgun sequence:
- the LOC125849714 gene encoding uncharacterized protein LOC125849714 — protein MAKGNVMEDEAPQMQEESQALLEMPRYAKFMKELVTKKRSLDYETIEVPHSCSAIMTNESITKREDPGAFTIPCTIGMLQFAKALCDLGASINLMPYAINKQLGLGEPKETTMRFLMADLLIKHPVGILYDILVKVDRFIFMANFVILDCEIDAEIPIILGRQFLVTRRALVDVERGKLKFHVNDDEVAFNICKSMK, from the exons ATGGCAAAAGGGAATGTGATGGAGGATGAGGCTCCTCAAATGCAGGAAGAGAGCCAGG cattgttggaaatgcCAAGGTAcgccaaattcatgaaagagcTGGTCACAAAGAAGAGGAGCTTGGACTATGAAACGATAGAGGTGCCCCATAGTTGCAGTGCAATTATGACAAATGAGTCAATCACTAAGAGAGAAGACCCTGGGGCATTCACAATCCCATGCACAATTGGCATGCTCCAATTCGCTAAAGCTTTGTGCGATTTAGGAGCAAGCATTAACTTGATGCCCTATGCAATAAACAAGCAACTTGGTTTGGGTGAACCAAAGGAAACCACAATGAGATTCCTCATGGCTGATCTATTAATCAAGCACCCAGTGGGGATACTCTATGACATATTGGTAAAAGTAGATCGGTTCATCTTTATGGCTAATTTTGTGATTCTAGATTGTGAGATCGATGCTGAAATccccattattttgggaaggcAATTCTTAGTCACCAGGAGAGCATTGGTGGATGTCGAAAGAGGGAAATTGAAGTTTCATGTGAACGATGATGAGGTGGCCTTCAATATCTGTAAATCCATGAAGTAA